A window of the Pseudomonas fluorescens genome harbors these coding sequences:
- a CDS encoding TcdA/TcdB pore-forming domain-containing protein produces the protein MQNMKLKPVDGKYLSFVNLFKLSELEQALLPYRNTRQYDAVIRYYFACIGLLDSPRLQHPLALFRQALGEFGQRRVRREVEQDPAPSPDKEAAPGLTRILERVDDFQARLQYGVELMKTPATQVPKILHFVWVGGGIGDIQRDYINIWKQVLAGHDYTINLWYDSDALLAHQTNRLIVEAAKADAMLQGGTESVSERALGESYVARAIVLKQQMYDCINDATARGESADDARIQLLARAYGQNAGELRELKGRNRESVTALLDSGLRLRDLASSETPLQLRDIYEREMRLRGNFAAASDIVRVEALYSEGGIYSDVDNLPPLLQEIGGIDISGFESDARLGVLQLLLDHNPHWMPGREVLRSRYTEYTMRIANKYRVELQGFVDSQPSLTQVFQPPRDLLARPYTLRAVKDRTTINNAFMLAHPGSAVLESVLDRFRFNYRLVEDTARLAAQRDVRLEDSEKMSALANEVVEKAYGPLIDLPEMEAVFAALLADAAAKYYNDGIRPQGEGTIYLTGPAGIKDGASDFEKARLTSRGAEASRSEMAIDPLTTVNRTTEEEQDHSWKDNETDFGRWVETEKQHWRAGRYKARYAGNIAELFKQTSVEFELGWPLIEGRHLLNTELLQRMVDRLGKPFANAMMNGHDGTVVFAERLPLSFEDRQSIGHQNTRLLPPAYPLIPITQSLALDELLIGLGNGSWKPEQLNPLQRLTIGALLGAESLDAQSISALNVALDNLINSLNERGTSGRYAVIEQHLYQRRAPAFMAGLSSVGDELPVRSINALSLKKNALANAATLFDWGRQVAQIQRLATQEHREQVQERLEQVLNQFEAGTIKLVPQDLLMKGAGDSAAGRCFPLALAMSAALTQGEVATRQLRERFFLAVLEPEHSDSKAFLGALEDMRGVNAAEVGAALGRVDLDKVVAILEDSVGPRTLMLNSDNHSMLVARTVNGAKDAYHFYDPNFGLFEFDSPTTFQMALKQFFKNTDLARHYAVYGKPGRAQFDLINVQGEKVAGLQLSNGIKVGQLLRDDPLPDKPFRPVRQRVNSAHGRSLMENSHLGSALLTSDNHWWAEQIADATMRLQEGHDSAPPLVPLFDSLEVTPEGSYRVGMLDPRSGELVTTVISRDDRLLRIRNYLTDLFSTLGRKRAAGAAVDPTEAAAVHTLNAGFAVQALMNALRGREGEDRTLSTAVQWHAYVNYAQLAHGNVVDVAGLISLVQAALRDEKLIARTSAKVVGEALEPLAGRTLGAVAGHVANEGVGAVLGLANVGFDIYQLVNARNDVETATYATQLTFDASSLALTGAGLGAGLAGAGTAAAVLGGAGVILGGLAVGVTALAQNFATIAEEAKAVGLFFAELEQAHQGEGYHYSREQGAWLPRAPLIINGLDLRAGKLLLDSPRLYPLRDHLGVPEFEVDYPRAIHLGKELGYPAEMKFALPAEEAIVLPCTPLTCYRYEYQILPFSSQRHDKGFDIARRLEKKKADGQWLFLFSFYTFPSHYIVHRMYPDYRPTEISVTLDGQARKLVVPVIPEPWHEQISYRIQGGGGACTLVLNPGVNIELVSVGAQKNRWIIVAPWASEKDIVFGKDGQFSVRGCQFKVAADSTPEISLLIENGRLFRIADGKRYELELLQEHAPKGLDDQTLQDHLQALARAHRLALRYTPIDEYLVPFENLKAPRYTNGWYDAMEDRILYIRNDEVFDDEGLLSVVTGGSAFFHDPVGYDICQVDAGTGLLSHRYRLLFRRSGVSTIRSIEADAQGVVHVVQEYVFADGTLERLNYLIHDGELWLSSLTRGLESTYEALFDDSMNLADWAPVLGEWVAHKPARDDEGYATVDWQFAPYVSICWKVEENDRDMAWVRTRDNLIVRPVPRHHRARAWPDSIQNLSELMLLTPADDGDVFVIYDRQLQSLCRAQRTVAQTRNQWSHRWVQPEGLKQVTAEHGGYQVQTEDGLSFEIGSDGNVRFAGLAEAWLKGRKQWWLALESIARRYAVEQFLIVGIANADGDARLHAWYMDSRLLLCDARQAQVRLLGMTPDNQSAWLFEPESGEVWRQVFIDPQQLESAFGNGTQLLHPPMLIRPEREWATWRFAEVRVDGAGLVGTTLEGVVLQLEHQEQPQIIGVQHDWLAAHGEHLISDLQALLANEAHRPFISLAAQDASVQWFIADSARLIQIPAADLPADFELLGTRRHADVLLHEPQERVVQGYPSLRQIKPLDYVQRTGDVLVLEGRVGANDLLPLVPDDVRTLVLRIGRGAMKWQLSGALMRKLDSLVVDCRYPLEGRPLVMSRLIIALADPQKLEIGMVDDHLVLIDPDSEHCVLVRDADASDPSLRGDAMLEVEGLRPCQVSTLVRWLKARKVGADSVSLTALIDQADVQKTVESVN, from the coding sequence ATGCAAAATATGAAGTTGAAGCCGGTTGATGGAAAGTACTTGAGCTTTGTCAATCTGTTCAAGTTGTCGGAGCTTGAGCAGGCACTTTTACCCTACAGGAATACTCGTCAATATGACGCGGTTATCCGTTATTACTTTGCCTGCATCGGTTTGCTCGATTCACCTCGCTTGCAACACCCGCTGGCGCTGTTCAGACAGGCGCTGGGAGAGTTCGGACAGCGTCGTGTACGTCGTGAAGTGGAGCAGGATCCTGCGCCGAGCCCCGATAAAGAGGCGGCTCCCGGTCTGACACGCATCCTTGAAAGAGTGGATGATTTCCAGGCGCGACTGCAATACGGCGTCGAACTGATGAAAACGCCGGCGACGCAAGTGCCGAAGATACTCCACTTTGTCTGGGTCGGAGGGGGCATCGGGGATATACAGCGTGATTACATCAATATATGGAAGCAGGTGCTGGCTGGACACGATTACACCATCAATCTCTGGTACGACAGCGATGCGTTACTGGCCCATCAGACCAACCGTTTGATTGTCGAGGCCGCCAAAGCGGATGCCATGTTGCAGGGAGGAACCGAGAGTGTGTCCGAGCGCGCATTGGGCGAATCGTATGTCGCCCGCGCCATTGTTCTGAAACAACAGATGTACGACTGCATCAATGATGCAACCGCACGAGGCGAATCGGCCGATGACGCGAGAATTCAATTACTGGCTCGTGCTTATGGGCAAAACGCAGGGGAATTACGAGAGCTGAAGGGCCGCAATCGTGAAAGCGTAACAGCCTTGCTTGATAGTGGCTTGCGACTGCGCGACCTGGCGAGTTCGGAAACACCTTTGCAACTGAGAGATATCTACGAACGCGAAATGCGTCTGCGCGGCAACTTCGCTGCAGCGTCGGATATTGTCAGAGTGGAAGCTTTGTACTCGGAGGGTGGCATTTATTCCGATGTCGATAACTTGCCTCCGTTGCTGCAAGAGATCGGTGGCATCGACATCAGCGGCTTCGAAAGCGACGCACGACTGGGCGTATTGCAATTGCTGCTGGATCACAACCCCCACTGGATGCCTGGCCGTGAAGTACTGCGTAGTCGATACACCGAGTACACGATGCGAATTGCGAATAAATATCGTGTGGAACTTCAGGGGTTCGTCGATAGCCAGCCAAGCCTGACTCAAGTGTTCCAGCCTCCCCGGGACCTTCTCGCCCGACCTTATACCTTGCGGGCCGTGAAGGATCGCACCACGATCAATAATGCCTTCATGTTGGCCCATCCCGGTTCGGCGGTCCTGGAGTCCGTGCTTGATCGCTTCCGGTTCAATTATCGGTTGGTTGAAGACACCGCCCGGCTGGCAGCTCAGAGAGACGTCAGGCTTGAAGATTCAGAGAAGATGTCCGCGCTGGCGAACGAGGTTGTGGAAAAAGCCTACGGGCCGCTCATCGACCTGCCAGAGATGGAGGCGGTTTTCGCTGCCCTCCTTGCTGACGCCGCCGCCAAATACTACAACGACGGCATCCGCCCGCAAGGTGAGGGAACAATTTATTTGACCGGTCCGGCCGGCATCAAGGATGGAGCGAGTGATTTCGAAAAGGCCCGGTTGACGTCTCGCGGCGCGGAAGCCTCCCGTTCAGAGATGGCAATAGACCCCTTGACGACAGTCAATCGCACGACCGAGGAGGAGCAGGATCACTCCTGGAAAGACAATGAAACCGACTTTGGCAGGTGGGTGGAAACCGAGAAGCAGCACTGGCGCGCGGGCCGATACAAGGCCCGCTATGCCGGGAACATCGCTGAGTTGTTCAAGCAGACGAGCGTCGAGTTCGAACTTGGCTGGCCGCTTATTGAAGGACGCCATCTCCTGAATACCGAGTTGTTGCAGCGCATGGTCGATCGCCTGGGCAAGCCGTTTGCCAACGCGATGATGAACGGCCATGACGGCACGGTCGTGTTCGCTGAGAGGTTGCCGTTGAGCTTCGAAGATCGTCAGTCCATCGGTCATCAGAACACTCGCCTGCTGCCACCGGCATACCCGCTAATTCCGATCACCCAGAGTCTCGCGCTGGATGAACTGTTGATCGGCCTGGGCAACGGTTCCTGGAAACCTGAGCAACTCAATCCGTTGCAGCGTTTGACGATCGGAGCACTGCTGGGGGCCGAGTCACTGGATGCTCAGAGCATTTCCGCCCTGAACGTGGCGTTGGACAACCTGATCAACAGCCTCAATGAGCGCGGGACGTCCGGGCGTTACGCGGTGATCGAACAGCATCTCTATCAGCGCCGCGCGCCTGCGTTCATGGCAGGACTGTCCAGTGTGGGTGATGAATTGCCCGTACGCTCGATCAATGCACTCAGCCTGAAAAAAAACGCGCTGGCCAACGCTGCGACGCTGTTTGACTGGGGGCGCCAGGTGGCACAGATCCAGCGGCTCGCCACTCAAGAGCATCGCGAACAAGTGCAGGAGCGGCTGGAACAGGTACTCAATCAGTTCGAGGCTGGCACCATAAAACTGGTGCCTCAGGATTTGTTGATGAAGGGGGCAGGTGACAGCGCTGCCGGACGCTGCTTTCCGCTGGCGCTGGCAATGAGCGCCGCTCTTACCCAGGGCGAGGTCGCGACCCGGCAATTGCGCGAGCGGTTTTTCCTGGCGGTGCTGGAGCCGGAGCATTCGGATTCGAAGGCGTTTCTGGGAGCGCTGGAGGACATGCGCGGGGTGAACGCCGCCGAAGTGGGCGCGGCCCTGGGGCGCGTTGATCTGGATAAGGTGGTTGCGATTCTCGAGGATTCCGTGGGGCCTCGGACTCTGATGCTGAATTCGGATAACCACTCGATGCTGGTGGCTCGGACTGTCAACGGGGCGAAAGACGCTTACCACTTCTACGATCCGAACTTTGGCCTGTTCGAATTTGACAGCCCCACGACCTTCCAGATGGCCCTGAAGCAATTCTTCAAGAACACAGACCTCGCCCGTCATTACGCCGTGTATGGAAAACCTGGCCGGGCGCAGTTCGACCTGATCAATGTGCAGGGGGAGAAAGTGGCCGGTCTGCAGCTGTCGAACGGCATCAAGGTCGGGCAGTTGCTCAGGGATGACCCGCTGCCGGACAAGCCGTTCAGGCCCGTGCGCCAGAGGGTGAACAGTGCTCACGGGCGATCGCTGATGGAGAATTCGCACCTGGGCAGTGCGCTGCTGACTTCTGACAATCACTGGTGGGCCGAGCAGATTGCCGACGCCACAATGCGTTTGCAGGAGGGGCATGACTCTGCGCCGCCGCTGGTGCCGTTGTTCGATTCGCTGGAGGTGACGCCCGAGGGCAGTTACCGGGTGGGCATGCTCGATCCGCGCAGTGGTGAGTTGGTCACCACGGTCATCAGCCGGGATGATCGCCTGCTGCGAATCAGAAACTACCTGACGGACCTGTTCTCGACCCTCGGACGCAAGCGTGCGGCTGGCGCTGCGGTGGATCCGACCGAGGCGGCGGCGGTGCATACGCTCAATGCCGGTTTTGCGGTTCAGGCACTGATGAATGCACTGCGCGGGCGCGAAGGTGAAGACCGCACTTTGAGTACCGCTGTGCAGTGGCATGCCTACGTCAACTACGCACAACTGGCGCATGGCAATGTGGTCGATGTGGCGGGGTTGATCAGTCTCGTACAAGCCGCGTTGCGCGATGAAAAACTGATTGCCCGCACCAGTGCGAAGGTGGTCGGCGAAGCGCTTGAGCCTCTGGCCGGCAGAACGCTCGGCGCTGTGGCCGGGCATGTAGCGAACGAGGGTGTCGGTGCCGTGCTGGGATTGGCCAATGTCGGCTTCGATATCTATCAGTTGGTCAATGCCCGCAACGATGTCGAGACCGCCACGTACGCCACCCAGCTGACCTTCGACGCCAGCAGTCTGGCTCTGACGGGCGCCGGACTTGGTGCCGGTCTTGCCGGCGCGGGTACCGCAGCTGCGGTGCTGGGCGGCGCCGGGGTAATTCTTGGTGGCCTCGCCGTTGGCGTGACTGCGCTGGCGCAGAATTTTGCGACCATTGCTGAGGAAGCCAAGGCAGTCGGACTGTTTTTTGCAGAACTGGAGCAGGCGCATCAAGGGGAGGGCTACCACTACAGCCGCGAGCAAGGGGCCTGGTTGCCGCGAGCGCCACTGATCATCAACGGTCTGGACCTGAGGGCCGGCAAACTGTTGCTCGACAGCCCTCGTCTGTATCCGCTGCGCGATCATCTCGGTGTACCGGAATTCGAGGTCGATTACCCGCGAGCCATCCACCTCGGCAAAGAACTGGGCTACCCCGCCGAAATGAAATTCGCATTGCCGGCCGAAGAGGCCATTGTCCTGCCGTGCACGCCGCTGACCTGCTACCGCTACGAGTATCAGATCCTGCCGTTTTCATCGCAGCGCCACGACAAGGGCTTCGACATCGCCCGGCGTCTGGAGAAGAAAAAGGCCGACGGTCAGTGGTTGTTCCTGTTTTCGTTCTACACGTTTCCCAGCCACTACATTGTCCATCGGATGTATCCCGATTATCGGCCGACTGAAATCAGCGTCACGCTCGACGGGCAGGCGCGCAAACTGGTTGTGCCGGTGATACCTGAGCCCTGGCACGAGCAGATCAGCTATCGGATTCAGGGTGGTGGAGGCGCCTGCACACTGGTGCTCAATCCAGGTGTAAACATTGAACTGGTGTCAGTCGGCGCACAAAAGAACCGCTGGATCATCGTCGCACCCTGGGCCAGCGAGAAGGACATCGTGTTCGGCAAGGACGGGCAGTTCAGTGTCAGAGGCTGCCAGTTCAAGGTCGCGGCGGACAGTACGCCGGAAATTTCCCTGCTGATCGAAAATGGCCGGCTCTTCAGGATCGCTGATGGCAAACGGTATGAGCTGGAGCTGCTGCAGGAACACGCGCCCAAAGGTCTGGACGACCAGACCCTGCAGGATCATCTGCAAGCGCTGGCGCGGGCTCATCGACTGGCGCTGCGCTATACGCCGATCGACGAATACCTGGTTCCTTTTGAAAACCTCAAAGCGCCGCGTTACACCAACGGCTGGTACGACGCCATGGAGGATCGGATCCTCTATATCCGCAATGATGAAGTGTTCGACGATGAGGGATTGTTGTCAGTGGTGACAGGCGGCTCGGCGTTTTTTCATGATCCGGTCGGTTACGACATTTGCCAGGTCGATGCGGGCACGGGGCTGCTCAGCCATCGCTATCGCCTGTTGTTTCGACGCTCTGGCGTCAGCACGATTCGCAGTATCGAAGCCGATGCTCAGGGCGTCGTGCATGTGGTGCAGGAGTATGTTTTTGCAGACGGCACGCTTGAGCGCCTCAATTACCTGATCCATGACGGTGAACTGTGGCTGAGTTCGCTCACGCGCGGGCTTGAATCCACCTATGAGGCGCTGTTCGACGACAGCATGAACCTGGCGGATTGGGCACCGGTGCTGGGTGAATGGGTAGCGCACAAGCCTGCTCGTGATGACGAGGGCTATGCCACAGTCGACTGGCAGTTCGCGCCTTACGTTTCGATCTGCTGGAAGGTCGAAGAGAACGACCGGGACATGGCCTGGGTTCGTACCCGAGACAACCTGATCGTGCGCCCGGTACCCCGCCATCACCGTGCGCGCGCCTGGCCCGACTCGATCCAGAACCTGAGCGAGCTGATGCTGCTGACGCCGGCTGACGACGGCGATGTATTTGTCATTTACGACCGCCAACTCCAGAGTTTGTGCAGGGCGCAGCGCACCGTGGCACAGACACGGAATCAATGGTCGCATCGCTGGGTGCAGCCCGAGGGCCTGAAACAGGTGACGGCTGAGCACGGTGGCTATCAGGTGCAGACCGAAGACGGATTGTCATTCGAGATCGGCTCTGACGGTAACGTGCGCTTTGCGGGCCTGGCCGAAGCCTGGCTCAAGGGACGCAAGCAATGGTGGCTGGCACTCGAAAGCATTGCCCGTCGATACGCTGTCGAGCAGTTCCTGATTGTCGGCATTGCCAATGCAGACGGGGACGCGCGCTTGCACGCCTGGTACATGGACAGCCGCTTATTGTTATGTGACGCGCGACAGGCGCAGGTCCGCCTGCTTGGCATGACACCGGACAATCAGTCGGCATGGCTGTTCGAACCCGAGAGCGGTGAGGTCTGGCGCCAGGTGTTTATCGATCCGCAACAGCTGGAGTCGGCATTCGGAAACGGCACGCAGTTGTTGCATCCCCCAATGTTGATAAGGCCGGAGCGAGAGTGGGCGACGTGGCGCTTTGCCGAGGTTCGGGTCGACGGTGCCGGTCTTGTGGGCACAACGCTGGAGGGAGTGGTGCTGCAACTGGAACATCAGGAGCAACCGCAGATCATCGGTGTTCAGCACGATTGGCTGGCGGCCCATGGCGAGCATCTGATCAGCGACTTGCAGGCCTTGCTGGCTAACGAAGCGCACCGTCCGTTCATTTCGCTGGCGGCTCAGGATGCCAGTGTCCAGTGGTTCATCGCAGACAGCGCACGACTGATCCAGATTCCTGCCGCCGATCTGCCGGCGGATTTCGAGCTGCTTGGCACCCGTCGGCATGCCGATGTCCTGCTGCATGAACCGCAGGAGCGGGTCGTTCAGGGTTATCCGAGCCTGCGCCAGATCAAGCCGCTGGATTATGTCCAGCGCACGGGTGATGTGCTGGTGCTCGAAGGCCGGGTGGGCGCCAACGATCTCCTGCCGCTGGTGCCGGACGATGTGCGCACGCTGGTTCTGCGGATAGGGCGCGGTGCGATGAAATGGCAGCTGTCCGGGGCGCTCATGCGCAAGCTCGACTCGCTGGTGGTCGATTGTCGGTATCCGCTCGAAGGTCGTCCGCTGGTCATGAGCCGTTTGATCATTGCGCTGGCCGATCCGCAAAAACTGGAGATAGGAATGGTCGATGATCACCTGGTGTTGATCGATCCCGACAGTGAGCACTGTGTGCTGGTGCGCGATGCGGATGCGTCAGATCCCTCGCTGCGGGGCGATGCGATGCTTGAGGTCGAGGGCTTGCGTCCGTGCCAGGTATCGACGCTGGTTCGCTGGCTGAAGGCGCGCAAGGTTGGAGCCGATAGCGTGTCGCTGACAGCGTTGATCGATCAGGCGGATGTGCAGAAAACTGTTGAGTCTGTGAATTGA
- a CDS encoding MarC family protein — translation MLHVLFSVYLKMLVLYSPFFVLSCFISLTRGYSRKEQRRLAWKVAIATLVSSVLLYLFGRVIFDVFGITVDAFRIGAGSVLFISALGMAQGKSAVQTDNVQQDVTIVPLTIPLTVGPGTIGALLVMGVSQPHWDDKLIAIMSIALASFTVGVVLYLSNRIERILGDQGLQIVSRLMGLFVCALAAQIIFTGVKGYLVP, via the coding sequence ATGCTCCATGTGCTGTTCAGCGTTTATCTGAAGATGCTGGTGCTCTACAGCCCGTTCTTCGTGTTGTCCTGCTTCATCAGCCTGACCCGGGGTTATTCGCGCAAGGAACAACGGCGTCTGGCCTGGAAAGTGGCAATCGCTACCCTGGTCTCGAGCGTGTTGCTGTATCTGTTCGGGCGGGTGATTTTCGATGTGTTCGGCATCACGGTGGACGCCTTCCGCATCGGTGCCGGCAGCGTGCTGTTCATTTCGGCGCTGGGCATGGCGCAGGGCAAGTCCGCCGTGCAGACCGACAACGTGCAGCAGGATGTAACGATTGTCCCGCTGACCATTCCACTGACCGTCGGCCCCGGCACCATCGGTGCACTATTGGTGATGGGCGTCAGCCAGCCGCACTGGGACGACAAGCTGATCGCGATCATGAGTATCGCTCTCGCCAGCTTCACGGTTGGCGTGGTGTTGTACCTGTCGAACCGCATCGAGCGGATTCTCGGCGATCAGGGTTTGCAGATTGTCAGCCGCCTGATGGGGCTGTTCGTCTGCGCACTGGCAGCGCAGATCATCTTTACCGGGGTCAAAGGTTACCTGGTGCCTTGA
- a CDS encoding hybrid sensor histidine kinase/response regulator, with amino-acid sequence MRWLRIAIGFTVTLLTMLCMLPALAAQGSGWSVLLDDQGNLQLSDIRSARYTNQFSPIELDRLTAAEPDGALWLRFRLAPGKHEQVLRIFAPDLSHLNLYVLDGDRLIEQRDTGTTQPQVERPLPSSDFMLPLPQSDRPLDVYLRLVSDHQLRPYITLQSAVMAAANHNQTLIYGLLFGCLAMLILHNLIRYAYTRSRSSLWLAVCEGLLSLSLLLLLNLAGPWLPNWHAIQTPGAYLALLLTAPAGLMFAYRFFAPLGPHPLNKLLIGDILFIVICSLLLLFVNTLPLNIITYALVALAGLSMLLVGFYHWQKGYRPARLFVAAMVVFNIGTLIILPALLGLTLVAPQGLIMVLTGFICISGLLMSIALGERQRSITESRFSISRDLAASNAEINAKAEFLAKISHEIRTPMNGVLGMTELLLGTPLSVKQRDYVQTIHSAGNELLTLINEILDISRLESGQIELDDVQFDLNALIDDCLSIYRAKAEQQNVELISFIQPQVPRVISGDPTRLRQTLLSLLENALKKTEEGEVLVVVALDDRSAGPRLRIAVQDSGQPMDQEERDALMHAELHSKHFLSANRLGGNLGLVIARQLIRLMQGEFGIKSGASQGSTLWLTLPLDPDRLEHPTSDLDSPLQGARVLVVDDNDTCRKVLVQQCSAWGLNVSAVPSGKEALALLRTKAHLRDYFDVVLLDQNMPGMTGMQLAAKIKEDPSLNHDILLIMLTGISNAPSKIIARNSGIKRILAKPVAGYTLKTTLADELNQRNRGQVVFQPQPASPAAPVKVPSDFRILVAEDNTISTKVIRGMLGKLNLQPDTASNGEEALQAMKAQRYDLVLMDCEMPILDGFSATQQLRAWEVGNQRIRTPIVALTAHILAEHKERARQAGMDGHMAKPVELSQLRELIEHWVAQRDQQNRSTARTS; translated from the coding sequence GTGCGCTGGCTCAGGATTGCCATAGGCTTCACCGTCACGCTGTTGACCATGCTCTGTATGTTGCCGGCCTTGGCCGCGCAAGGCAGTGGCTGGTCGGTATTGCTCGACGATCAGGGCAACCTCCAGTTGAGCGACATCCGCTCCGCCCGCTATACCAATCAATTCAGCCCCATCGAGCTTGACCGCCTCACCGCGGCCGAACCCGACGGCGCGTTGTGGCTGCGCTTCAGGCTGGCGCCCGGCAAGCACGAACAAGTGCTGCGGATCTTCGCCCCCGACCTGTCGCATCTCAATCTGTATGTCCTCGACGGCGATCGCCTGATCGAACAGCGCGATACCGGCACCACCCAGCCTCAGGTGGAGCGACCGCTGCCGAGCAGCGATTTCATGTTGCCGTTGCCACAGAGCGACAGACCCCTCGACGTTTACCTGCGACTGGTTTCCGATCACCAGTTGCGCCCGTACATCACCCTGCAATCGGCGGTGATGGCTGCGGCCAATCACAACCAGACGCTGATCTACGGCCTGCTGTTCGGCTGTCTGGCGATGCTGATCCTGCACAACCTGATCCGCTATGCCTACACCCGCTCGCGCAGCAGCCTGTGGCTCGCGGTGTGTGAAGGCCTGTTGAGCCTGAGCCTGTTGCTGTTGCTCAACCTCGCCGGCCCCTGGCTGCCGAACTGGCACGCAATCCAGACTCCCGGCGCCTACCTGGCTCTGCTGCTGACCGCACCGGCGGGCCTGATGTTCGCCTACCGTTTCTTCGCTCCGCTCGGCCCACATCCGCTGAACAAGCTGCTGATCGGCGACATCCTGTTCATCGTGATCTGTAGCTTGTTGCTGTTGTTCGTCAACACCCTGCCGCTGAACATCATCACCTACGCGCTGGTGGCCCTGGCCGGGCTGAGCATGTTGCTGGTGGGTTTCTATCACTGGCAGAAAGGCTACCGCCCTGCCCGGTTGTTCGTTGCCGCGATGGTGGTGTTCAACATCGGCACATTGATCATCCTCCCGGCCTTGCTGGGGCTGACCCTGGTGGCGCCGCAGGGCTTGATCATGGTCCTGACGGGTTTCATCTGCATCAGTGGCCTGTTGATGAGCATCGCACTTGGCGAGCGCCAGCGCAGCATTACCGAAAGCCGTTTCAGCATCAGCCGCGACCTCGCCGCAAGCAACGCCGAAATCAACGCCAAGGCCGAATTCCTGGCCAAGATCAGCCACGAAATCCGCACGCCGATGAACGGCGTGCTGGGCATGACCGAACTGCTGCTCGGCACGCCGCTGTCGGTCAAGCAGCGCGACTATGTGCAGACCATTCACAGCGCCGGCAACGAGCTGCTGACCCTGATCAACGAGATCCTCGACATCTCGCGGCTCGAGTCCGGGCAGATCGAACTGGACGATGTGCAGTTCGACCTCAACGCGCTGATCGATGATTGCCTGAGCATCTACCGCGCCAAGGCCGAACAGCAGAACGTCGAGCTGATCAGCTTCATCCAGCCGCAAGTGCCACGGGTCATCAGCGGCGACCCGACGCGTCTGCGCCAGACGCTGCTGAGCCTGCTGGAAAACGCCCTGAAGAAAACCGAAGAAGGGGAAGTGCTGGTGGTGGTCGCCCTCGACGACCGCAGCGCCGGGCCACGCCTGCGCATTGCCGTTCAGGACAGCGGCCAGCCGATGGATCAGGAAGAGCGCGACGCCCTGATGCATGCCGAGTTGCACAGCAAGCATTTCCTCTCGGCCAACCGCCTGGGCGGCAACCTCGGGCTGGTGATCGCCCGGCAATTGATCCGTCTGATGCAGGGCGAGTTCGGCATCAAGAGCGGCGCCAGCCAGGGCAGTACGCTGTGGCTGACCCTGCCGCTGGACCCAGATCGCCTGGAGCACCCGACCTCGGACCTGGACAGTCCGCTGCAAGGCGCGCGCGTGCTGGTGGTCGACGACAACGACACCTGCCGCAAGGTGCTGGTGCAGCAATGCAGCGCCTGGGGCCTGAACGTCAGCGCTGTGCCATCGGGCAAGGAAGCATTGGCCCTGCTGCGCACCAAGGCGCATTTGCGTGACTATTTCGACGTGGTCCTGCTGGACCAGAACATGCCCGGCATGACCGGCATGCAACTGGCCGCCAAGATCAAGGAAGACCCGAGCCTGAACCACGACATCCTGCTGATCATGCTCACCGGCATCAGCAATGCGCCGAGCAAGATCATCGCGCGCAACTCGGGGATCAAGCGCATCCTGGCCAAACCGGTGGCCGGCTACACCCTCAAGACCACGCTGGCCGACGAACTGAACCAGCGCAACCGTGGCCAGGTGGTGTTTCAGCCGCAGCCAGCCAGTCCCGCAGCGCCGGTCAAGGTGCCGAGCGATTTCCGTATTCTGGTGGCCGAAGACAACACCATTTCCACCAAGGTAATCCGTGGCATGCTCGGCAAACTCAACCTGCAGCCAGACACCGCCAGCAATGGCGAAGAAGCCTTGCAAGCCATGAAAGCCCAGCGCTACGACCTGGTGCTGATGGATTGCGAAATGCCGATTCTCGATGGGTTCTCCGCCACCCAGCAACTGCGGGCCTGGGAAGTCGGCAATCAGCGCATCCGTACGCCGATCGTCGCGCTGACCGCGCACATCCTCGCCGAACACAAGGAACGTGCGCGCCAGGCCGGCATGGATGGGCACATGGCCAAACCGGTGGAACTGTCGCAACTGCGCGAGCTGATCGAGCACTGGGTGGCCCAGCGTGACCAGCAAAATCGCAGTACCGCACGGACGTCCTGA